The Bacillaceae bacterium IKA-2 DNA window TACGAGCGCATCAAGTCCCTCTATTGAAAAACGTTTTTGACCTACAAATGTCCGTTGCAGAAAATTTTCAAACTCTTCAACTTCTGTTAGTTTTTTTATTAACTTTTTTTTCACTTCAACAGAAGGCTCTTCCATTAATATGCCGCTTTCAACCTGTTCTATTAACCAGTTTTTTTCTGCTTTACTGTTAACGTGACTCCATTCAAAACCAATTGTGCTCGTGTAGCACTGCTTTAAATATTCAATTGCCTCAAAGCCATCTCTAGCAGATGAAGTTGCAGCTATAGTTTCTGCGGGTAATGTTTCTAAATCTGATCTTGTTAATTGAAAGCTCCCTAGCTTAAGGGTATCACCTTTCATTTCTTCGTTAAGTGGATCTAGGTCTGCATACAGATGGCCGTAATTTCTTATATAATCAGCTAACTTCGTTGCAGAAACAACCCTCGTTATCTCATCTAGATTACTGATTGAATTTACTTTTTTAACCGGGTTTAAATGTACTGGTGGACCCCATTTTTCAAAGGCGATTTTATAGTCATCATCAACTTGTGAATTGTCTTCTTTGTACCGATCATATACATCCATGAGGTAAGCCAAATTCGGCCCAGAATAATGCTCCCAAGGATTTTCGCTATTCTTCATCACTTTATCCATTCAAAACCCTCCAACTACTACGTATCATCAATTTGAAGCTAAACCATAAACTTTCCTACTATATATCATATTCAATTATTCTAATGAAAACACTACTATGAATAAAAGCATTCTTTTTACATTTACAACATTACCATAGTGTTAACTTACATCAAAGAAAAAAGACCTCTAAATGAACAAAAAAAGGTTCAGTGCTCTGGAAATTGAACGCGCCAGAGAACTAACCTTTTCTCATATAGTTATCTTTAAATATTTTACATTTCTCATTATTATACAAGCATTAATTATTCGATTTTTTTCTTCGCTTTTCTTCGCGCTTTTTAGCTAATTCATCAACAATTGGTTCAGATACAGAAGTTTTTTTTGATTTCTTCCATATATCATCATCAAGACCTTGGAACAAGTCCGTCACCTCATCAGAATCAGTTTCTTCTAGACCAACTTCCTCAAACAACAGCACATCCTCATCTTCATCTTCGTCTTCATCAAGAAAAAGATCGTCATCAAAATCGAACATTAATTCTTCCAACATACTATCAACATCATCCTCTAAAACATCATCAAGCTTTTTAATTGTTTCTGATAATGTCCTTAACTTAACACCATAAAGATTACAAACTTCATCTTTAGACAGTTTATCCTCACCAAAAAACAAATAAAAATATCCAACAATATAATGAAGGGCTGCAGTATATTTTGGAATACTCCTAATATTTCCGCCGGTTTTCAGACAATACGTCTTCCATAAAGTGGTAGCCACACTTTCAATCATCGTTTGCATTTCTTCTGGTAATTTAAGATTTTCTTTGTAAAGTTCAATTACTTGTTCTTGTTGTTGATTATCCCATTCTATTTCATCAATATCAAAAGGTGCCATAATAGGTTCGTCATAGATGATCTCAATGATATCTGGAAATAACTCACCCGTAAATTCTTTTGGAGTAAATACATCTGCATGAAATTCAAAAAAAGATAAGATATTTTCAATCTTTGTGGTATCTTCAATAATTTGAAAAACTGTGAAGAATAGCAACCGGTTACGGTACTCAATAACAGTTCCGATAACATAGCAATTTTCAAGAGACTTTCCAGGGGAAAGTACTTCTTTTAAGCCAAACATGTTAATTTGCTGTTTCTCTAACGTGAAAATGTCTTCTACATCAACCACATCATTATGATCCTTGACAACTTTGTAAATTGATGGCGCCACCCCATCCCATGAATGAAGCGCATCTATTAACGCTGATCTCTTAATTTTTTTATCTTGTTTTTTAATATAAGTTTGTAAAATTGTTTGTTCATTATTAACAATGGGTAACCAGAAAATGATCCAAACCATCAGCAGAGTTGCCACTTGATCAAAAGTTTTATCCTCTTCAATAAACACGTCTTCTAATAATTCATCAATGTATGCATCAATATCTTCTTGATAATTCGTAACAGCAAATTGTAAAATATTTTGCTTCAACTCTATTAATTCAGCATCAATATGTTGTGTGATTCCTGCTGGGTTTTTATTAGCGCAACAATGCTTGTACTTTTTCCCACTTCCGCAGGAGCAACGCTCATTTTTACCCACAATTTTCATTTCGAATTTCTCCTCTCAAAAGTAATCACAACCTAACCTACTTATCGGCAATTTTCCTATTTCTTTCGTTTCTTCTACAATATTAACTATTTTCAATTTCCTCAATAAGTAGCGATAGTTCTTCCCAGCGTTCCATCTGATTATCGAGCTTAATTTCTATTTCTTTTTGCTTAGCAAGCAAATCATTTATTTTATCAATGTCACTACCCGAGCCTGCAATCTCAGCCTCAAGTGTTTCTTTTTTTTCTTCAAGAGTAGCAATACGGCCCTCGATTTGATCCCAGTCTTGCTGATCTTTAAATGAAAGCTTTTTCTTACGCTCTTTTCGTAACGTTTGCTCTTTTTTCTGTGTTGGCGCCGCTTCCTTTTGTTTTAACGTTTCTAACTCGCGATTCGCTTTTGCCTCTTCCATGTATTCAGAATAACTACCTTGGAATCGACGGATCTCCTTATCGCCAAATATGAGTAAACGATCGACTACTCGATCTAAAAAATAACGATCATGGGAAACTGTTATCACGACACCTGGAAACCCATCTAAATAGTCTTCTAAGATGCTTAACGTTTGAATATCTAGATCATTTGTTGGTTCATCTAAAAACAATACGTTAGGTTCTGCCATTAATATTTTTAATAAATAAAGGCGGCGGTGCTCACCACCTGATAAACGACGTATATACGTCCACTGCATCTTCCGCGAAAATAAAAAGCGTTCTAACATTTGCTCAGCAGTTATTGTTTGGCCATTAGCGGTTTGAACAACTTCAGCAATTTCTTTAATGTATTCAATAACTCGTAAATTACCGTTCATCTCCTCGTCACCTTGAGTATAATAACCGATACTTACTGTCTCCCCAACGTCAATTACACCACTATCAACTGCAACACGACCTGCCAAAATATTCAATAGTGTTGACTTACCACTACCATTTGGACCGATAATTCCAAGTCGCTCATCAGGAACAACTAAATAGCTAAAATCCGAAATAAGTATTCCTTCATCATACGATTTCGAAATTTTTTCTACTTCAATTACTTTACCGCCAAGCCGCTTAGAGCCGATCGAAAATTCGATATTCTCTTGGGCGATTGGTCCTTTCTTGTTTTGTAACTCATCTACACGCTGAATTCTTGCTTTCTGCTTTGTAGTTCTTGCCTTGGCGCCACGGCGAAGCCAGGCTAATTCACGGCGCAATGTATTTTGGTGTTTTTCTTCATTTTTCCCAACCACTATTTCACGCTCTGCTTTTTTTTCTAAAAATAACTCATAGTTACCTTCATACGTATAAAGGGTTCCAGCATCTAACTCGAAAATTCGATTCGTGACTCGATTTAAAAAATAACGATCATGGGTTACGAGTAGGAGTGCCCCTTGATATTGAGATAAAAACCCTTCTAACCATTCGATTGTTTCATTATCTAAATGGTTTGTTGGCTCATCTAAAATAAGCAGGTCAGCCTTCTGAATTAAGGACTTTGCGATCGCGACACGTTTTTCTTGTCCACCCGAAAGAAGTGCTACTTTTTTAGAGAAATCTGTAATCCCTAAGCGTGTTAAGACTGTTTTTGCAACAGTACTAGCTTCCCAGGCGCCTAGTTGATCCATTTTTTGCTGTTTTTGAAATAAGATTGTTTGCAGCTTTTCATTGCTAGGGTCGATACCTAAATTAATTAATGCTTTTTCATAGTCACGCATCGCAACCATAATTGCCGTATCACCGAAATATATTTGTTCAAGAATAGTTAACGATTGATCTAACTTCGGTTGCTGTGGTAAATATTCAATGTTAAATTGATTAGCGTGAGTGATTTTACCATTATCCATCGATTCAAGTCCCGCTAAAATTTTTAAAAGCGTTGACTTTCCCGTTCCATTCACACCAATAAAACCAATTCGGTCTTTTTCTGTAACCATAAAAGATAGATCCTCAAACAACGTTTTGTCACCATATGTTTTATATAAATTATCAACTGAAAGAATACTCATGAAACTCATACCTCATTTTTTCGTATAGTAAGTATATGTATTATTCCTATTATAGCAAATTCATCAGATTTTAGATGCTTGATCATAAAAACTTATCAGAAACTAGGCTCTAAAACTATACACAAAAAATCCTAATGCGGATATTATAGAGATGGAGGTGCTTTTCATGGTTCAAAGAGATGAACGAACACTAGCAATGTTAATTTATTTAATTAGTTTTTTTACCGCTTTTATTGGTCCACTTATCATTTGGTTATTGAAAAAAGACGAATCAGACTTCATTGATCATCATGGGCGCGAGTATTTTAATTTTATGATTTCATTTACCGTTTATTCGATTATTAGTGCGATATTAATCTTAGTTGCTCTTGGTGTTTTTATGCTTATCATTCTTGGTATCGCTGGCTTTATTCTGACGATTGTTGCCGCAATTAAGGCTTTGGATGGGGAGTATTATCGTTTCCCATTTATTTTCAGGATTTTATAAATCTTGATTTGAAGTGTATAATTAGACTTAACTAAAATGAGATAAAAGCTATTTTTTAAAGGAGTTGTCCAAATGAATCTTTCTAATTCCAACCGCGAGAAACCTAGAGTCCTGATCATGACTGCCGTTGCTGCTGAGCAAGAAGCTGTCTTACGAGGAATCAAAAATAATAGTAAAATTGATGTTGTCGCAGCTGGAGTCGGACCTGTACAGGCCGGGGTTAGTACAACAAAAGCGTTAAGCAAAGCAAACTATAATTTAGTGATTAGTGTTGGTATCGGTGGCGGATTCAGTGGCCATGCAGAAATGGGTGATGTCGTTGTGGCAACCAGTATTATTGCCGCTGATCTCGGTGTCCAAACAGGAGACGGCTTTGTTTTTATCGAACAGTTAGGCTTTGGCTCTTCACAAGTTTCTATAGACGAATCGCTTGCAAAAAAAATAAGCACAGCTCTAAAAATAGCTGAACTATCGATTAAAAGGGGGCCGATCCTCACTGTCAGTACTGTTACGGGTACACAAGCGACAACTTTAGAAATGATTTCTAGAGTCCCAGGCGCAACAGCCGAAGCAATGGAAGGCTTTGGTGTTGCGACAGCCGCCGCCGACGCTGGAGTTCCGGTCCTTGAAATACGGACTATCTCAAACCTTGTTGGTCCCCGTGACCGAAGTGCTTGGCAATTAAAAGAAGCTCTTGAAACTTTAGAAAATGTAAGTTCAGTATTAGCGGAGGTGTTATAAAATGAAGATCGTATTTTCTCCCTGTCCTAACGATACATTTATATTTCACGCTTTAGTTCATGGCTTAGTACCTGGCGCGCCAAAGCTAGACGTTACGTATGCTGACATTGATGTAACAAACAAGTTAGCCCTTGATAGCAACGGTCCTGATATTTTAAAAATTTCATTTGCAGCTCTACCGTGGGCGCTTTCTGAATACGCCTTACTTCCATGTGGCGGAGCTCTTGGCAGGGGTTGTGGACCACTTGTTTTAGCAAAAGAAAGCTTAACAAACCCAGCATCACTAAGTGGAAAGCGTATTGCTGTTCCTAGTGAACGTTCAACAGCTTATTTACTTTTTCGCTTGTGGGCGGCACGTCTTGTTCCAGGAGGTGTCGGCGAAATAGTTGTCATGCCGTTCCATGAAATTATGCCTGCCGTTCGTGAAGGTCTAGTTGATGCAGGTTTAGTGATTCATGAAGCTCGCTTTACATACAAAACATTTGGATTATCACTTCTCACTGATTTAGGAGACTGGTGGGAGGGCGACACCGGATTACCGATTCCGTTAGGAGCTATTATCGCTCGCCGCTCGCTAGACTTAAAAGCTATTTCAGGCTGGATTCGCAAGTCTGTTGAGTATGCTTGGGCACATCCTGAAGAATCACGTCAATATGTAATGAGTCACGCCCAAGAGCTATCACCAGAAGTGGCAGATGCTCATATTGATTTATATGTTAATCAGTTTTCGGCAAATTTAGGTGAAGATGGTTACGCGGCGATCACAGCTTTACTCGGTCGAGCTGCAAAAGAAGGCTTAATCCCAGAAGTTGATTTAGAGGCTTTACGATAATATCGTATAACCGTCACTTGTTATTAAGAGCGCATTTCAATTAGGAAGCCCTGACTCGAAATTATCTAGGAATCGGAGATGTCTTATATGAATAAACTTCTTTCCAACCAATCTCCTTATTTACTGCTAATTTTAGCGACCATGATCTGGGGCGGGAATTTCGTAATTGGGCGCGCAATTGTTGGTGAACTCCCACCCTTTACATTGTCATTTCTGCGCTGGATTTTGGCTGCTTTGATTTTTATCCCCTTTGTTTGGGGTGAATTAGTGATTCAAAAAGAAAAACTACTAAAACATTGGCGTCCCTTACTTTTAATGAGCCTGACAGGTATAGCTGGGTTTAACACCATGCTCTACGCTGGATTGCATTATACGACATCGATTAACGCATCACTCGTTAATACTACAGCTCCAGTACTTTTTGCTGCCCTTGCTTACTTTATTTTAAAAGAGGGAATTAACAAAAATCAGGTGAAGGGAATTATTTTATCTTTAGCAGGCGTTTTACTAATTTTTTCCCAAGGCTCATTAGATATTTTGCTTACCTTTTCTTTTAACATCGGCGATCTAATCGTATTTGCTGCAGTTATCCTATGGACACTTTACTCGATTATCATTAAGCATAGTGCTTACAAACTACCTCAACTAAGTTCTCTAGCTGTTACTATGGTTGGTGGTATCTTCATTTTATTTCCGTTTTTCTTCTGGGAGATTTTCATTTCAGGAAAAGAAGTTGTTTGGTCGCTTGGTTCAGTAGCGACAATTGGCTATGTAGGTATTTTTGCTTCTGTTGTAGCATTTCTTTCGTGGAATAATGCCGTCAGCAAAATCGGGCCAGGTAAGGCAGGCATTTTCCTGTTACTTATTCCTGTTTTCACTACAATATTTGCAATAATTTTCATTGGCGAATCGCTTAAATGGTATCAACTCGTGGGTGGAATATTAGCTATCACTGGTATTTATCTATCTACTAGAGTCGGCGCACAAAACAAAATTAATACGACCCAAAAAAGGTCGGTCACCTAATTAAATAGGTGAGCCGCCCTTTTTTTCCTGGTGTAATACACTTTGGTGTCAGACACCTTCAACGAAGTTTGTGAAATCAAAAATCTGATTTCATCGCATTCTTGCGCTTATTTCACATGGTGTCTGGCACCATCTCTTCTTGTTTTTTCACCTGCTTACTTCGTAATTGTCCGCAGGCTGCATCAATATCGGTGCCTTGTTCAAGGCGAATATTAGAATTAATACCATTTTTCTTTAATACATCATAAAATGCTAGCACTTTCTCATGCTCACTTCTTTGGTATTGACTATGCTCATCGACAGGATTATATGGTATTAGGTTAACAGATGTTAGTCGTTTATCTTTAAGGAGATCTGCAAGTTGCTGGGCATGTTCGATATGATCATTCAAATCCTTCAGCATAATATATTCAAACATCACTCGTTTGTTGGTTTTTTCAATATAATAATTAACGGCGCTCATTAACTTCTCAATTGGAATCGCCTGATTGATTTTCATAATTTTTGTTCGCAGTTCGTTATTTGGTGCATGTAAAGAAATGGCCAAATTGACATGCGAATTTAAATTGGCAAATTCATAAAGTTTATCGGCAAGACCACTTGTCGATACAGTAATTCTTCTTGGTGCAATCGCAAGCCCTAATGGATCTTTAATGACTTCTAAAAAATCAACCATGTTTTCAAAATTATCAAATGGCTCACCAATCCCCATAACGACAACGTTACTTACTTTTTCAGCATGACCTTTTTTGTCGAGGTGAAGTTGAACATTGATAATTTGCTCGACAATTTCGCCACTAGTTAAATCACGACTTTTACTGATTAACCCACTTGCACAAAAACTACAACCGATATTACAGCCTACTTGTGTTGTGACACAAACTGCTAATCCATGTTTTTGCCTCATTAGAACTGTTTCAATAAGGTTACCGTCACTTAGCTTAAATAAAAACTTAATCGTCCCATCTGTCGCTTCCTGCTTTACATGCTCAGTTAACGTCTGAAGTAGAAAATTTTCAGCTAATAATTCAAGACAATCTATATTAACCCCATTCATATCAGTAAAATCAGTTACTCGTTTTCGATAAAGCTGTTCCCAAACTTGTTTCGCACGAGATTTTTTATGACCATGTTCGCTAAGCCAAACTACCAGTTGTTCATATGTTAATCCGTAAATGGATTTTCTGGTCATTTTATTCTCCTCATTTCAAAACTAAAACTTAAAATCCATACCTATTCTACTCAATAAGGCTTTAACTAGCAAATTTTTTACTGCCTTCATCTAAAATGTTGTCAACAATTAAGTGATCTTTCCCTTCGACGACCCATATGAGCTCCCTTATTATAGACTGAGCAGAAATTTCACCTGCTTACGTCAACTATATTCTTCTTAAAACGCAAACACACCAAAAATCAGTGTCGATATCGTAACGATTACAAGGCCAATAGCAGTTTCATAGGGAAGTAGTTTAAAGCGTTCTTTTAACCCCATATTTACACTTCCACGAGTAATGTGAAAATAGGTGCCGTGTGGTAAATGATCAAGGACAATTGCTCCTGCATGAACCATTGCCGCACCTGCCAATGCTTGAACTCCTAAGGAAATTATTGTCGGTGCAAATACATTTCCGGCCACCGCTGTCGCTGCCGCCGTCGAACCAGTTGCCCCTGACATTGTAATACCTGCAATTGGCGCGATCCAATACGGTGCAATGCCAAGAGAATCAATCATTTCCAAAGTGAGCGGAATTAACGCCGAGTGAGCGATAACCCCTGCCAATGTCCCAGTTCCAAGTAATAAGATCGCAATACCAGACATTTTTGCTATTCCAGAAGCTGCAAAAGCATTTATTTGGTTTCCTTTTCTCATAAAAAGAGCCCCAGCAAT harbors:
- a CDS encoding SEC-C domain-containing protein is translated as MKIVGKNERCSCGSGKKYKHCCANKNPAGITQHIDAELIELKQNILQFAVTNYQEDIDAYIDELLEDVFIEEDKTFDQVATLLMVWIIFWLPIVNNEQTILQTYIKKQDKKIKRSALIDALHSWDGVAPSIYKVVKDHNDVVDVEDIFTLEKQQINMFGLKEVLSPGKSLENCYVIGTVIEYRNRLLFFTVFQIIEDTTKIENILSFFEFHADVFTPKEFTGELFPDIIEIIYDEPIMAPFDIDEIEWDNQQQEQVIELYKENLKLPEEMQTMIESVATTLWKTYCLKTGGNIRSIPKYTAALHYIVGYFYLFFGEDKLSKDEVCNLYGVKLRTLSETIKKLDDVLEDDVDSMLEELMFDFDDDLFLDEDEDEDEDVLLFEEVGLEETDSDEVTDLFQGLDDDIWKKSKKTSVSEPIVDELAKKREEKRRKKSNN
- a CDS encoding ABC-F family ATP-binding cassette domain-containing protein; translated protein: MSILSVDNLYKTYGDKTLFEDLSFMVTEKDRIGFIGVNGTGKSTLLKILAGLESMDNGKITHANQFNIEYLPQQPKLDQSLTILEQIYFGDTAIMVAMRDYEKALINLGIDPSNEKLQTILFQKQQKMDQLGAWEASTVAKTVLTRLGITDFSKKVALLSGGQEKRVAIAKSLIQKADLLILDEPTNHLDNETIEWLEGFLSQYQGALLLVTHDRYFLNRVTNRIFELDAGTLYTYEGNYELFLEKKAEREIVVGKNEEKHQNTLRRELAWLRRGAKARTTKQKARIQRVDELQNKKGPIAQENIEFSIGSKRLGGKVIEVEKISKSYDEGILISDFSYLVVPDERLGIIGPNGSGKSTLLNILAGRVAVDSGVIDVGETVSIGYYTQGDEEMNGNLRVIEYIKEIAEVVQTANGQTITAEQMLERFLFSRKMQWTYIRRLSGGEHRRLYLLKILMAEPNVLFLDEPTNDLDIQTLSILEDYLDGFPGVVITVSHDRYFLDRVVDRLLIFGDKEIRRFQGSYSEYMEEAKANRELETLKQKEAAPTQKKEQTLRKERKKKLSFKDQQDWDQIEGRIATLEEKKETLEAEIAGSGSDIDKINDLLAKQKEIEIKLDNQMERWEELSLLIEEIENS
- a CDS encoding DUF4870 domain-containing protein, with the translated sequence MVQRDERTLAMLIYLISFFTAFIGPLIIWLLKKDESDFIDHHGREYFNFMISFTVYSIISAILILVALGVFMLIILGIAGFILTIVAAIKALDGEYYRFPFIFRIL
- a CDS encoding futalosine hydrolase, which encodes MNLSNSNREKPRVLIMTAVAAEQEAVLRGIKNNSKIDVVAAGVGPVQAGVSTTKALSKANYNLVISVGIGGGFSGHAEMGDVVVATSIIAADLGVQTGDGFVFIEQLGFGSSQVSIDESLAKKISTALKIAELSIKRGPILTVSTVTGTQATTLEMISRVPGATAEAMEGFGVATAAADAGVPVLEIRTISNLVGPRDRSAWQLKEALETLENVSSVLAEVL
- a CDS encoding 1,4-dihydroxy-6-naphthoate synthase — its product is MKIVFSPCPNDTFIFHALVHGLVPGAPKLDVTYADIDVTNKLALDSNGPDILKISFAALPWALSEYALLPCGGALGRGCGPLVLAKESLTNPASLSGKRIAVPSERSTAYLLFRLWAARLVPGGVGEIVVMPFHEIMPAVREGLVDAGLVIHEARFTYKTFGLSLLTDLGDWWEGDTGLPIPLGAIIARRSLDLKAISGWIRKSVEYAWAHPEESRQYVMSHAQELSPEVADAHIDLYVNQFSANLGEDGYAAITALLGRAAKEGLIPEVDLEALR
- a CDS encoding DMT family transporter, with the protein product MNKLLSNQSPYLLLILATMIWGGNFVIGRAIVGELPPFTLSFLRWILAALIFIPFVWGELVIQKEKLLKHWRPLLLMSLTGIAGFNTMLYAGLHYTTSINASLVNTTAPVLFAALAYFILKEGINKNQVKGIILSLAGVLLIFSQGSLDILLTFSFNIGDLIVFAAVILWTLYSIIIKHSAYKLPQLSSLAVTMVGGIFILFPFFFWEIFISGKEVVWSLGSVATIGYVGIFASVVAFLSWNNAVSKIGPGKAGIFLLLIPVFTTIFAIIFIGESLKWYQLVGGILAITGIYLSTRVGAQNKINTTQKRSVT
- the rlmN gene encoding 23S rRNA (adenine(2503)-C(2))-methyltransferase RlmN, giving the protein MTRKSIYGLTYEQLVVWLSEHGHKKSRAKQVWEQLYRKRVTDFTDMNGVNIDCLELLAENFLLQTLTEHVKQEATDGTIKFLFKLSDGNLIETVLMRQKHGLAVCVTTQVGCNIGCSFCASGLISKSRDLTSGEIVEQIINVQLHLDKKGHAEKVSNVVVMGIGEPFDNFENMVDFLEVIKDPLGLAIAPRRITVSTSGLADKLYEFANLNSHVNLAISLHAPNNELRTKIMKINQAIPIEKLMSAVNYYIEKTNKRVMFEYIMLKDLNDHIEHAQQLADLLKDKRLTSVNLIPYNPVDEHSQYQRSEHEKVLAFYDVLKKNGINSNIRLEQGTDIDAACGQLRSKQVKKQEEMVPDTM